In a single window of the Armatimonadota bacterium genome:
- a CDS encoding universal stress protein: MFRRLLVPLDGSPLAEAALPATLALARHLGAEITLFHAVERGAPVTIHGQRHLTAEAEAAAYLAEVASWLRAGGVAVRTHLDASTDDVAASIVSGGAEEAADLVVLCTHGRGGLRGLLFGRVAEQVLRRGQIPILLVRPTPAGREQPFACRRIMVPLDGSPTAEAALPAAVEIGRACDAELLLVMVVPTVQTISGERAASTRLMPTAAAALLDSEAADAVDYLQSTAAAKAVGARSQVLVERGEPVGTLLDVAARRAVDLIVMATHGRSGVDAMWAGSVAARIVGHSTRPVLLVRVPRR, from the coding sequence ATGTTCCGGCGCCTGCTGGTGCCCCTGGACGGTTCCCCTCTGGCAGAAGCGGCCCTCCCCGCCACCCTCGCCCTGGCCCGGCATCTGGGGGCGGAGATCACCCTGTTCCATGCCGTGGAGCGGGGCGCGCCCGTGACGATCCACGGTCAGCGGCACCTCACCGCCGAAGCCGAGGCCGCCGCGTACCTCGCGGAGGTGGCCTCCTGGCTGCGCGCAGGCGGCGTCGCCGTCCGCACGCACCTCGATGCCTCCACGGACGACGTGGCCGCCAGCATCGTGAGCGGCGGCGCCGAGGAGGCCGCCGACCTGGTGGTGCTGTGCACGCACGGCCGCGGCGGGCTGCGCGGCCTGTTGTTCGGCCGCGTCGCCGAACAGGTGCTGCGACGCGGCCAGATCCCGATCCTCCTGGTGCGGCCCACGCCGGCCGGGCGGGAGCAACCCTTTGCCTGCCGGCGGATCATGGTGCCCCTGGACGGCAGCCCCACGGCCGAGGCCGCCCTCCCTGCGGCGGTCGAGATCGGGCGGGCCTGCGATGCGGAGCTCCTCCTGGTGATGGTGGTGCCGACGGTGCAGACCATCTCCGGCGAACGGGCCGCCTCCACCCGGCTCATGCCCACCGCGGCCGCCGCCCTGCTCGACTCGGAGGCCGCCGATGCCGTGGACTACCTGCAGTCCACAGCGGCGGCGAAGGCGGTCGGGGCGAGGAGCCAGGTCCTCGTCGAGCGGGGCGAGCCCGTCGGGACCCTGCTGGATGTCGCGGCGCGGCGGGCGGTGGATCTCATTGTGATGGCGACCCACGGCCGCTCCGGGGTGGACGCGATGTGGGCCGGCAGCGTCGCGGCGCGCATCGTCGGGCACAGCACCCGCCCGGTGCTCCTCGTCCGCGTCCCGCGGCGATAG
- the nosZ gene encoding Sec-dependent nitrous-oxide reductase, whose protein sequence is MRRRWLVAGGAALVLLVLAAAGGRFTVSTATTAPSLEQLIKAKGLTPDQVRAAVQTYVPPGKYDDYLMFSSGGQSGQVLVFGLPSMRLLRVIGVFSPESWQGYGFSKETAEILREQAELRDALSWGDTHHPAISETNAEYDGQFLFINDKANARMAVIDLRDFSTKQIVRNPNAASNHGAVVSPNTEYVLEATQYAAPFPFRYVPLTQENYNQHYRGLATFWKFDRARGRIDPAQSFQIELPPYWQDLADFGKFESDGWVYMNSFNTERAIGGTLAKQPPVEIGASARDMDYLHIIHYKKAAQLIAQGRGTVVNGMKVLSLKDAVANGVLYFAPEPKSPHGNDIAPRGDYIVVGGKLDPNVTIYSHRKIQQAIKDKAFSGTDPYGVPILAFDRVVEAQVKIGLGPLHTQFDDKGNAYTSLFLDSAVAKWTLGAPYKKGGEAWKLVDKLPVHYNIGHLAAVTGDTAKPGGRYLVALNKWSVDRYSNVGPLFPQNLQLIDISGEKMVLLSDTPVGLAEPHLAQIIPLDRVKSWAVYPEVGTNPLTMKVDPNTTGAGKERIVRKGTTVEVWMTAMRSHFTPDRIQVRRGDTVILHITNIERAKDAIHGFAIDRYNINLSLEPGKFETVKFVADKPGVFPFYCTEFCSALHLEMAGYLEVAP, encoded by the coding sequence ATGAGGAGACGATGGCTGGTGGCAGGAGGAGCGGCACTGGTCCTGCTGGTCCTGGCGGCCGCGGGGGGGCGGTTCACGGTGTCCACGGCCACGACGGCGCCGAGCCTGGAGCAACTGATCAAGGCCAAGGGGCTGACCCCCGACCAGGTCCGCGCCGCGGTCCAGACCTATGTGCCGCCGGGCAAGTACGACGACTACCTCATGTTCAGTTCCGGCGGGCAGTCCGGGCAGGTGCTGGTCTTCGGGTTGCCGTCGATGCGCCTCCTGCGCGTGATCGGCGTCTTCAGCCCCGAATCCTGGCAGGGCTACGGTTTCAGCAAGGAAACGGCGGAGATCCTCCGCGAGCAGGCGGAGCTCCGCGACGCCCTGAGCTGGGGGGACACGCACCACCCGGCGATCAGCGAGACCAACGCCGAGTACGACGGCCAGTTCCTGTTCATCAACGATAAGGCCAACGCCCGGATGGCGGTGATCGATCTGCGGGACTTCTCCACCAAGCAGATCGTGCGCAACCCCAACGCCGCCAGCAACCACGGGGCGGTGGTCAGCCCCAACACCGAGTACGTCCTGGAGGCCACACAGTACGCGGCCCCCTTCCCGTTCCGCTACGTGCCGCTGACCCAGGAGAACTACAACCAGCACTACCGCGGCCTGGCCACCTTCTGGAAGTTCGACCGCGCCCGGGGGCGCATCGACCCGGCCCAGTCCTTCCAGATCGAGCTCCCGCCCTACTGGCAGGACCTGGCCGACTTCGGCAAGTTCGAGAGCGACGGCTGGGTGTACATGAACTCCTTCAACACGGAGCGCGCCATCGGCGGCACCCTGGCCAAGCAGCCCCCGGTGGAGATCGGGGCCTCGGCCCGGGACATGGACTACCTGCACATCATCCACTACAAGAAGGCCGCCCAGCTCATCGCCCAGGGCCGGGGGACCGTGGTCAACGGGATGAAGGTCCTCTCCCTGAAGGACGCGGTGGCCAACGGGGTCCTCTATTTTGCGCCGGAGCCGAAGAGCCCGCACGGGAACGACATCGCCCCGCGGGGAGACTACATCGTCGTCGGCGGCAAGCTCGATCCCAACGTCACCATCTACAGTCACCGCAAGATCCAGCAGGCGATCAAGGACAAGGCCTTCAGCGGGACCGACCCCTACGGGGTGCCGATCCTGGCCTTCGACCGGGTCGTCGAGGCGCAGGTGAAGATCGGCCTGGGGCCGCTGCACACCCAGTTCGATGACAAGGGCAACGCCTACACCAGCCTGTTCCTGGACAGCGCGGTGGCCAAGTGGACGCTGGGCGCCCCCTACAAGAAGGGCGGGGAGGCCTGGAAGCTCGTGGACAAGCTGCCCGTGCACTACAACATCGGGCACCTGGCCGCGGTGACCGGGGATACGGCGAAGCCGGGCGGCAGGTACCTGGTAGCCCTGAACAAGTGGTCGGTGGACCGGTACAGCAACGTCGGCCCGCTGTTCCCGCAGAACCTCCAGCTCATCGACATCAGCGGGGAGAAGATGGTGCTCCTCAGCGACACCCCGGTGGGGCTGGCCGAACCGCACCTGGCGCAGATCATCCCTCTGGACAGGGTGAAGTCCTGGGCGGTCTACCCCGAGGTCGGCACCAACCCTCTGACCATGAAGGTGGACCCCAACACGACAGGCGCCGGGAAGGAGCGCATCGTGCGTAAGGGCACCACCGTCGAGGTCTGGATGACCGCGATGCGCAGCCACTTCACGCCGGACCGCATCCAGGTCAGGCGCGGGGACACCGTGATTCTGCACATCACGAACATCGAGCGGGCCAAGGACGCGATCCACGGCTTCGCCATCGACCGCTACAACATCAACCTGAGCCTGGAGCCCGGGAAGTTCGAAACGGTGAAGTTCGTCGCGGATAAGCCCGGGGTGTTCCCCTTCTACTGCACCGAGTTCTGCTCGGCGCTGCACCTGGAGATGGCCGGGTACCTGGAAGTGGCGCCGTGA
- the hypD gene encoding hydrogenase formation protein HypD, translating into MKFVQEFREGSAARRYARAIAAITTRPWTLMEVCGGQTHAILRFGIDRLLPPEITLIHGPGCPVCVTPLELIDKALAIARRPEVVFCSFGDMLRVPGSSGDLQGVKALGGDVRVVYSPLDAVALAQRLPEREVVFFAVGFETTAPANAMAVLRARSLGLRNFSILVAHVLVPPAMEAILASPRCRVQGFLAAGHVCTVTGYAGYDRLARTYRVPIVVTGFEPLDLLQGIYMCVRQLEEGRAEVENQYARSVRREGNTEAQRVMAEVFEVSDRQWRGIGEIPQSGLALRAPYRMFDAERRFGLTVRCAAEPAECIAGLVLQGVHTPPECPAFGTRCTPETPLGAPMVSAEGACAAYYRFRGPPEGRGRDGDYR; encoded by the coding sequence ATGAAGTTCGTCCAGGAGTTCCGCGAGGGGAGCGCGGCCCGCCGCTACGCCCGGGCCATCGCGGCGATCACCACCCGGCCGTGGACGCTGATGGAGGTCTGCGGCGGCCAGACCCACGCCATCCTGCGCTTCGGGATCGACAGGCTCCTGCCGCCCGAGATCACATTGATTCACGGCCCGGGCTGCCCGGTCTGCGTCACGCCCCTGGAACTGATCGACAAGGCGCTGGCCATCGCCCGCCGGCCGGAAGTGGTGTTCTGCTCCTTCGGCGACATGTTGCGCGTCCCGGGGAGTTCCGGCGACCTTCAGGGCGTGAAGGCCTTAGGAGGCGATGTGCGCGTCGTCTACTCGCCCCTGGACGCGGTCGCCCTCGCCCAGCGTCTCCCCGAACGCGAGGTGGTCTTCTTCGCCGTCGGCTTCGAGACGACCGCGCCGGCCAACGCCATGGCCGTGCTCCGGGCCCGATCCCTGGGGCTGCGGAACTTCTCGATCCTGGTGGCGCACGTCCTGGTGCCGCCGGCGATGGAGGCGATCCTGGCCTCCCCGCGCTGCCGCGTCCAGGGCTTCCTGGCCGCGGGCCACGTCTGCACGGTGACCGGGTACGCGGGGTACGACCGGCTGGCCCGCACCTATCGCGTCCCCATCGTCGTCACCGGGTTCGAGCCCCTCGACCTGCTGCAGGGGATCTATATGTGCGTGCGGCAACTGGAAGAGGGCCGCGCGGAGGTGGAGAACCAGTACGCCCGCTCGGTGCGCCGGGAAGGGAACACGGAAGCGCAGCGGGTGATGGCCGAGGTCTTCGAGGTGAGCGACCGGCAGTGGCGCGGGATCGGCGAGATCCCCCAGAGCGGGCTCGCCCTGCGCGCGCCCTACCGGATGTTCGACGCCGAGCGCCGGTTCGGCCTGACGGTCCGGTGTGCGGCGGAACCGGCGGAGTGCATCGCCGGGCTGGTGCTGCAGGGCGTGCACACCCCGCCGGAGTGCCCGGCCTTCGGCACGCGCTGCACGCCGGAAACGCCGCTCGGCGCGCCGATGGTTTCTGCGGAGGGGGCCTGCGCCGCCTATTACCGCTTCCGGGGTCCCCCCGAAGGGAGGGGTCGCGATGGCGATTATCGATGA
- a CDS encoding HypC/HybG/HupF family hydrogenase formation chaperone, with protein sequence MCLAIPGRILTIADDGELTRRGRVDFGGIVKEVSLAFVPEARVGDYVIVHVGVALSVVDEREAARVFEYLTEIEGLRELEVREPGPEGPGRQ encoded by the coding sequence ATGTGCCTGGCCATCCCCGGCCGGATCCTCACCATCGCCGACGACGGCGAGCTCACGCGGCGCGGGCGGGTGGATTTCGGCGGCATCGTCAAAGAGGTCAGCCTGGCCTTCGTGCCGGAGGCGAGGGTGGGCGACTATGTGATCGTCCATGTGGGCGTGGCCCTCTCCGTCGTGGACGAACGCGAAGCGGCCCGGGTCTTCGAATATCTCACCGAAATCGAGGGGCTGCGGGAGCTGGAGGTCCGGGAGCCAGGACCGGAGGGGCCGGGAAGGCAATGA
- a CDS encoding cupredoxin domain-containing protein: MVRYGAVILMVMVALLAAACGGKQPAQQPTPPAAQPPAAPTAAGQTVTVKMSEFKYEMQPTEVSAGPVTFRIENVGTVEHDFLIEGLDKGTEALRPGQSTTLTVDLKPGTYTIFCKVAGHKEAGMHIQLVVK, translated from the coding sequence ATGGTGAGGTATGGTGCGGTGATCCTGATGGTGATGGTCGCCCTGCTGGCGGCGGCCTGCGGAGGAAAGCAGCCGGCCCAGCAGCCGACCCCGCCGGCCGCGCAGCCCCCGGCCGCGCCCACGGCGGCCGGTCAGACCGTCACGGTGAAGATGAGCGAGTTCAAGTACGAGATGCAGCCCACGGAGGTCTCCGCCGGCCCCGTCACCTTCCGGATCGAGAACGTGGGCACCGTGGAGCACGACTTCCTGATCGAGGGGCTGGACAAGGGCACCGAGGCGCTGCGCCCCGGACAGTCCACCACGCTCACCGTGGATCTCAAACCCGGCACGTACACCATCTTCTGCAAGGTGGCCGGCCATAAGGAAGCGGGCATGCACATCCAGCTGGTCGTAAAGTAA
- a CDS encoding TlpA disulfide reductase family protein — protein sequence MSIRRLRPWPVTVLLLTAAAITFGLWTRSPQAPRGPGPGPGPAPAVPAPAARPAPEFRLRGFDNRLIALSDYRGKIVVLNFWASWCAPCRQEMPNLERVWREFRARGVVVLGVDVLDDPDEARAFVEALRITYPNVYDPEQTRMTAYRVTGLPTTIFIDRRGRIRGRFVGGYLGPEGHAALRRQVLELLSEPP from the coding sequence GTGTCGATCCGCCGCCTCCGGCCCTGGCCGGTCACCGTCCTGCTCCTGACCGCTGCGGCGATTACTTTCGGGCTCTGGACGCGCAGCCCCCAGGCTCCGCGGGGTCCCGGCCCCGGCCCCGGTCCTGCGCCGGCCGTCCCGGCCCCCGCCGCCCGCCCGGCGCCGGAGTTCCGCCTGCGGGGATTCGACAACCGGCTGATCGCCCTCTCCGACTACCGCGGGAAGATCGTGGTGCTGAACTTCTGGGCCTCGTGGTGCGCGCCGTGCCGGCAGGAGATGCCCAATCTCGAACGCGTCTGGCGGGAGTTCCGCGCCCGGGGCGTGGTGGTGCTGGGCGTGGACGTGCTGGACGACCCCGACGAGGCCAGGGCGTTTGTGGAAGCGTTGCGGATCACCTACCCCAACGTCTACGATCCCGAGCAGACCCGGATGACCGCCTACCGCGTCACCGGGCTGCCCACGACGATCTTCATCGACCGACGCGGGCGCATCCGCGGCCGGTTCGTCGGCGGCTACCTCGGCCCGGAGGGCCACGCCGCGCTTCGACGCCAGGTGCTCGAGTTGCTCTCCGAACCTCCCTAA
- a CDS encoding aspartyl protease family protein, whose product MGLFRVRGRLTGPTGSSQEVELLVDTGATLLVVPQDLASALGLAPHRRHPVVIAGGRREIWPVAEVRLALDGQEVTTPCFVAPAGPPLLGAVALESLFLAVDPVAKRLVSVEGFVGATGGLRRSDPGPRRLCRLQSL is encoded by the coding sequence ATGGGTCTCTTTCGCGTGCGCGGGCGGCTGACGGGGCCCACCGGGTCCAGCCAGGAGGTCGAACTCCTGGTGGACACGGGAGCCACTTTGCTCGTGGTGCCTCAGGATCTCGCCAGCGCCCTCGGGCTCGCGCCGCACCGCCGCCATCCCGTTGTCATCGCCGGGGGGCGGCGGGAGATCTGGCCGGTGGCCGAGGTGCGACTGGCGTTGGACGGTCAGGAGGTCACGACGCCCTGCTTCGTAGCTCCGGCTGGCCCGCCGCTGCTGGGAGCCGTGGCCCTGGAGAGCCTGTTCCTGGCCGTCGATCCGGTGGCCAAACGGCTCGTTTCCGTCGAGGGATTCGTCGGCGCTACGGGTGGCCTCCGGCGGTCTGATCCCGGTCCCCGCCGTCTTTGCCGCCTGCAATCCCTTTGA
- a CDS encoding CueP family metal-binding protein, producing the protein MTRLALTAALSLLLVTVLPAVPATAGQEFYVAVAPYITTTHPCTYHVKGSCQAELKNTTLRFWLRSTDGTVNRAGLARTGADGFIEWWLPANKTYVVTFAFGSLRGTDTISTFPKDRTCITTTQLKPVN; encoded by the coding sequence ATGACCCGTCTGGCGTTGACCGCAGCGCTGAGTCTGCTGCTGGTGACCGTTCTTCCCGCCGTCCCGGCCACGGCCGGGCAGGAATTCTATGTGGCCGTCGCCCCATACATCACGACGACACATCCCTGCACCTATCACGTCAAGGGCTCCTGCCAGGCCGAGTTGAAGAACACCACCCTCCGATTCTGGCTCCGCTCCACCGACGGCACCGTGAACCGCGCCGGGCTCGCGCGCACCGGGGCCGACGGATTCATCGAGTGGTGGCTGCCCGCCAACAAGACCTACGTGGTGACCTTCGCCTTCGGGTCTCTGCGGGGCACGGACACCATCAGCACCTTTCCTAAGGACCGTACCTGTATCACGACGACACAGCTGAAGCCGGTGAACTAG
- the hypE gene encoding hydrogenase expression/formation protein HypE has translation MAIIDEITCPLPAPAASQVILAHGGGGRLMHRLIEHLILPAVGNPILAALHDGAVVEVGGTRLAFTTDSYVVRPLKFPGGDIARLAVNGTVNDLAMCGARPLVLSAGLILEEGLGMDLLGELMQSLGRAAAEAGVVIVTGDTKVVDRGKGDGIFINTAGIGIVEASDPIGPSSVRPGDVVLLSGDIGRHGIAIMASREGLAFETAVESDCAPLTGPVLHLLQEGVRVHCLRDLTRGGLGAALVEIARGAGQRIEIDEAAIPVRPEVQAACELLGLDPLYVANEGRFIAFVEPQDADRALGLLRTHAVSADAVVLGRVVTGVPEVVATGVLGTTRVIDLPSGEQLPRIC, from the coding sequence ATGGCGATTATCGATGAGATCACCTGCCCGCTGCCGGCGCCGGCCGCCTCGCAGGTCATCCTGGCCCACGGGGGCGGGGGGCGCCTGATGCACCGCCTGATCGAGCACCTCATCCTCCCTGCGGTCGGCAACCCGATCCTGGCGGCGCTCCACGACGGCGCCGTGGTGGAAGTTGGCGGAACGAGGCTGGCCTTTACGACCGACTCCTACGTCGTCCGTCCCCTGAAGTTCCCGGGCGGCGACATCGCCCGTCTGGCCGTCAACGGCACCGTCAACGACCTGGCGATGTGCGGGGCCCGCCCGCTGGTCCTGAGCGCAGGGCTGATCCTGGAAGAGGGGCTGGGGATGGACCTGCTCGGGGAGCTCATGCAGTCCCTCGGTCGCGCCGCCGCGGAGGCGGGGGTGGTGATCGTCACCGGCGACACCAAGGTGGTGGATCGGGGGAAGGGCGACGGCATCTTCATCAACACCGCCGGCATCGGCATTGTCGAGGCTTCGGATCCGATCGGACCCTCCAGCGTGCGACCGGGCGACGTCGTCCTGCTCAGCGGAGACATCGGCCGCCACGGCATCGCGATCATGGCCAGCCGCGAGGGGCTGGCCTTCGAGACGGCGGTGGAGAGCGACTGCGCGCCGCTGACCGGGCCGGTCCTGCATCTGCTGCAGGAAGGCGTCCGCGTGCACTGCCTGCGGGACCTCACCCGCGGCGGGTTGGGCGCGGCGCTCGTCGAGATCGCCCGCGGCGCCGGGCAGAGGATCGAGATCGACGAGGCGGCCATTCCGGTGCGGCCGGAGGTCCAGGCGGCGTGCGAGCTCCTCGGGCTGGACCCCCTCTATGTCGCCAACGAGGGCCGCTTCATTGCCTTCGTCGAGCCCCAGGACGCCGACCGCGCCCTGGGACTGCTGCGCACCCACGCCGTCAGCGCCGACGCCGTCGTCCTCGGGCGCGTCGTGACGGGAGTGCCGGAGGTGGTGGCCACCGGCGTGCTGGGGACCACCCGCGTCATCGACCTGCCCAGCGGCGAACAGCTGCCCAGGATCTGCTGA
- a CDS encoding helix-turn-helix domain-containing protein, which produces MAEMHPTRTRILRLIRGSGGITLSELRRQTGLSRSTLRQHLSVLARDGLVTAQFIRQRTGRPPLLYRLTPRAELAAPQTYAAFLRALFAAMGDRSRIEEVFDEMGEHLAARHPEIRRLPDPGARLEAARRIFFPDAESTAVEQTEAGYQFSLYTCPLAAVAMEFRDLCCLARGVLERMTGAEIGQTEWILRGDPRCTFELRAPASGEQARIA; this is translated from the coding sequence ATGGCCGAGATGCATCCCACGCGAACGCGCATCCTCAGGCTGATCAGGGGCAGCGGGGGGATCACCCTGAGCGAGCTGCGCCGGCAGACGGGCCTGTCGCGCTCGACGCTGCGCCAGCACCTCAGCGTCCTGGCCCGTGACGGACTGGTCACGGCGCAGTTCATCCGGCAGCGCACCGGACGACCGCCGCTGCTCTACCGTCTCACCCCGAGGGCGGAACTCGCCGCGCCCCAGACCTATGCCGCCTTCCTGCGGGCGCTGTTCGCGGCCATGGGGGATCGGTCGCGCATCGAGGAGGTTTTCGACGAGATGGGCGAGCATCTGGCCGCGCGACATCCGGAGATCCGCCGCCTGCCCGACCCGGGTGCGCGGCTGGAGGCGGCGCGGCGGATTTTCTTCCCGGACGCCGAATCCACCGCGGTGGAGCAGACGGAGGCGGGCTATCAGTTCTCCCTGTACACCTGCCCCCTGGCCGCGGTGGCGATGGAGTTCCGCGATCTGTGCTGCCTGGCCCGGGGCGTCCTGGAGCGGATGACCGGTGCCGAGATCGGTCAGACGGAGTGGATCCTCCGGGGCGACCCGCGCTGTACCTTCGAGCTGCGCGCGCCGGCGTCCGGCGAGCAGGCCAGGATCGCCTGA
- a CDS encoding Nramp family divalent metal transporter yields MKDRLDPAATVEAARAVLEGRGRRGLARILPFLGPAFVACVAYIDPGNFATNIQGGAEFGYMLLWVIAASNLTAMLVQALSAKLGIATGRNLAEMCREQFSPPVVWGMWVISELVAMATDLAEFLGAALGLYLLFHLPLFLAALLTGVVTMVILALERYGYRPVEAVITGFVGIIAASYVIETILDRPDWRAVALSAVVPRFAGTESVLLATGILGATVMPHVVFLHSALTQRRIIPRDPEQAARLFRYEVLDVVIAMGLAGLVNAAMLIMAASTFHRTGLVHVASIEEAHRTLQPLLGPLSSTVFAVSLLASGLSSSTVGTMSGQVIMQGFLHRQIPIWIRRLVTMLPALIVIGLGLDPTRTLVISQVVLSFGLPFALVPLVLFTSRKEIMGPLVNRRITTTAAVFATTVIIALNIFLLVRLAVGG; encoded by the coding sequence ATGAAGGATCGTCTGGATCCCGCTGCGACGGTGGAAGCCGCCCGGGCGGTGCTGGAAGGCCGCGGCCGGCGCGGCCTGGCCCGGATCCTCCCCTTCCTGGGACCGGCCTTCGTCGCCTGTGTCGCCTACATCGATCCGGGCAACTTCGCCACGAACATCCAGGGCGGCGCGGAGTTCGGCTACATGCTCCTGTGGGTGATCGCCGCCAGCAACCTCACGGCGATGCTGGTGCAGGCCCTCTCCGCCAAACTGGGCATTGCCACCGGCCGCAACCTCGCGGAGATGTGCCGGGAACAATTCTCCCCGCCCGTCGTCTGGGGGATGTGGGTGATCAGTGAGCTGGTCGCCATGGCCACCGACCTGGCGGAATTCCTGGGGGCGGCGCTGGGGCTGTACCTGCTCTTCCACCTGCCGCTGTTCCTGGCCGCACTGCTCACCGGCGTGGTGACGATGGTCATCCTGGCCCTGGAACGGTACGGCTACCGGCCGGTGGAGGCGGTCATCACGGGCTTCGTCGGGATCATCGCCGCCTCGTACGTCATCGAAACGATCCTGGACCGGCCCGACTGGCGGGCCGTGGCCCTCTCCGCGGTGGTCCCACGTTTTGCCGGCACGGAGAGCGTCCTGCTGGCCACCGGGATCCTCGGCGCCACCGTCATGCCCCATGTGGTCTTCCTCCACTCCGCGCTGACCCAGCGACGCATCATTCCCCGGGATCCAGAGCAGGCGGCGCGCCTGTTCCGCTACGAGGTGCTCGACGTGGTGATCGCCATGGGGCTGGCCGGCCTGGTGAACGCCGCGATGCTGATCATGGCGGCGTCCACCTTTCACCGCACCGGGCTGGTTCACGTGGCCAGCATCGAGGAAGCGCACCGGACGCTCCAGCCGCTGCTGGGCCCCCTGTCCAGCACGGTCTTTGCCGTCTCGCTGCTGGCTTCGGGTCTTTCCTCCTCCACGGTGGGCACGATGTCGGGACAGGTGATCATGCAGGGGTTTCTGCACCGCCAGATTCCGATCTGGATCCGCCGGCTGGTGACCATGCTGCCCGCGCTGATCGTGATCGGCCTGGGGCTGGACCCGACGCGCACCCTGGTGATCAGTCAGGTGGTGTTGAGCTTCGGGCTGCCCTTCGCCCTCGTCCCCCTGGTCCTGTTCACCAGCCGGAAGGAGATCATGGGGCCGCTGGTCAACCGGCGTATCACGACGACGGCGGCCGTCTTTGCCACGACGGTGATCATCGCCCTCAACATCTTCCTCCTGGTACGGCTGGCGGTGGGAGGATAG
- a CDS encoding Rrf2 family transcriptional regulator: MRLSRNAHYAFRTVLDLARHGRARSSEIARRQGIPPAYMAKVVQGLGRAGILRTFRGIRGGVELARPAAGLTLRAVLEAAEGPLALNLCALWGDCPCQQPCPVRATLARAEAAVERELAVTVAELAAQLPENGRGRRAPQARAAG; this comes from the coding sequence ATGCGACTCAGCCGCAACGCCCACTACGCCTTCCGCACCGTGCTGGACCTTGCCCGCCACGGGCGGGCCCGCTCGTCGGAGATCGCGCGGCGTCAGGGGATCCCGCCGGCCTACATGGCCAAGGTCGTCCAGGGTCTGGGCCGGGCCGGCATCCTGCGCACGTTCCGGGGGATCCGGGGCGGAGTGGAACTGGCCCGGCCTGCGGCCGGCCTGACCCTGCGCGCCGTGCTGGAGGCGGCCGAGGGCCCGCTGGCCCTCAACCTGTGTGCGCTGTGGGGGGACTGCCCGTGCCAGCAGCCGTGCCCCGTGCGGGCGACCCTGGCGCGCGCCGAGGCCGCGGTGGAACGGGAACTGGCGGTGACGGTCGCGGAGCTGGCCGCGCAGCTGCCGGAGAACGGCCGCGGCAGGCGGGCGCCTCAGGCGCGCGCGGCGGGGTAG